From the genome of Ptychodera flava strain L36383 chromosome 20, AS_Pfla_20210202, whole genome shotgun sequence, one region includes:
- the LOC139120007 gene encoding TNF receptor-associated factor 2-like isoform X1, protein MVGCLPNVAGSVLLSKYICSECRNILRTPVQTGCGHRFCNSCLEKVISNEKTQRCKGCYREDETADSMLTNQESFPDKAILRELRNISVQCPNEKCKWSGNYDEYDQNHADRCPFKKIPCTNAGCAEIICRIDLDDHLNDKCGMRKVECQYCQTTLKHIEMKAHIDVCMKYPVTCKYCKAPAMTRDEMTRHIDAENGDCEKRLVPCKYKDFGCSHMVEIDQTQKHDSKNATEHLSCLLLAVTRLSETAEDIHDQRRCDDLKVAIAKHERQLSGLVQAIETLQADIKKEKEDIKARQSMVANSSQFSVSGNVQQYEKVTEKLKNTLTILETKLVTYEGVLSVLKNQLEQNLTALRNLESGRRQDRELIESLERKIKAQDRIIAMKDIALAEQDLRIQSLELASYDGSHVWKISDFSRKRRDALSGRNVSFYSPCFYTSYHGYKMCARVYLNGDGMGKGNHVSLFFVVMRGEYDALLRWPFRQKVTFTWIDQNNREHVVDAFRPDPTSSSFRRPVNDMNIASGCPLFMPLSLLDSPRHAYVKDDIAFLKISVDTTDIA, encoded by the exons ATGGTTGGTTGTTTACCAAATGTGGCTGGGTCAGTGCTGCTGTCGAAATACATATGCAGCGAATGCAGAAATATTCTGAGAACACCAGTACAAACCGGATGTGGTCATCGCTTCTGCAACTCTTGTCTGGAAAAGGTGATTTCGAA CGAAAAGACGCAGCGCTGCAAAGGTTGCTACCGGGAAGATGAAACTGCCGACTCAATGTTAACGAACCAGGAg TCGTTTCCTGACAAGGCTATTCTGAGAGAACTTCGAAATATCAGTGTCCAGTGTCCGAATGAAAAGTGCAAATGGTCAGGGAACTATGACGAATACGACCAG AATCATGCTGACAGATGTCCGTTCAAGAAGATACCGTGTACCAATGCGGGGTGTGCCGAGATAATCTGCAGAATAGATCTTGATGATCATCTCAATGACAAATGTGGAATGAGAAAAGTTGAATGCCAGTACTGCCAGACCACACTGAAGCACATAGAGATGAAG GCTCACATAGACGTGTGCATGAAATATCCCGTCACTTGCAAATATTGCAAAGCACCTGCTATGACAAGGGATGAG ATGACCCGGCATATTGATGCTGAAAACGGTGATTGTGAAAAGCGTTTGGTGCCATGTAAATACAAGGACTTTGGGTGCAGCCACATG GTTGAAATTGACCAGACTCAGAAACATGACTCGAAAAATGCAACGGAACATTTATCGTGTTTACTCCTTGCGGTAACACGGCTATCAGAAACAGCAGAAGACATTCACGATCAGCGCCGCTGCGACGACTTGAAAGTGGCAATTGCGAAACACGAAAGACAGCTAAGTGGCCTTGTACAAGCGATAGAAACACTCCAGGCTGACattaagaaagaaaaagaagacaTTAAAGCAAGACAGTCGATGGTTGCGAATtcgtctcaattttccgtatccGGAAATGTTCAACAATATGAAAAGGTTACGGAGAAACTGAAAAATACTTTGACAATCCTTGAAACAAAGCTGGTAACATACGAGGGTGTTCTGAGTGTACTGAAAAACCAGCTAGAACAAAACTTAACAGCTCTCAGGAATCTAGAATCAGGACGGAGGCAAGATAGGGAACTGATAGAATCATTAGAACGTAAAATAAAAGCTCAGGATAGGATAATTGCAATGAAAGATATAGCTTTAGCCGAGCAAGACTTGAGAATACAATCTCTAGAGCTGGCTTCATATGATGGCTCACACGTTTGGAAGATCAGTGATTTCAGTAGAAAACGGAGGGACGCCCTCTCAGGCAGAAATGTCTCATTTTATTCGCCGTGTTTCTATACGAGCTACCATGGGTACAAAATGTGCGCCCGCGTGTACCTCAATGGAGATGGCATGGGCAAGGGAAATCACGTGTCTCTTTTCTTTGTCGTTATGAGGGGTGAGTATGACGCCCTCTTGCGATGGCCGTTCCGTCAGAAGGTGACGTTCACTTGGATCGATCAGAATAACAGGGAACACGTCGTAGATGCTTTCCGTCCGGATCCAACATCCAGTTCCTTCAGACGGCCGGTCAACGACATGAACATTGCCAGCGGTTGTCCCTTGTTTATGCCATTGTCCCTGTTAGACAGTCCTCGGCATGCTTACGTCAAAGACGACATCGCGTTTCTGAAAATCTCCGTCGACACGACCGACATCGCCTAG
- the LOC139120007 gene encoding TNF receptor-associated factor 2-like isoform X3 produces the protein MLTNQESFPDKAILRELRNISVQCPNEKCKWSGNYDEYDQNHADRCPFKKIPCTNAGCAEIICRIDLDDHLNDKCGMRKVECQYCQTTLKHIEMKAHIDVCMKYPVTCKYCKAPAMTRDEMTRHIDAENGDCEKRLVPCKYKDFGCSHMVEIDQTQKHDSKNATEHLSCLLLAVTRLSETAEDIHDQRRCDDLKVAIAKHERQLSGLVQAIETLQADIKKEKEDIKARQSMVANSSQFSVSGNVQQYEKVTEKLKNTLTILETKLVTYEGVLSVLKNQLEQNLTALRNLESGRRQDRELIESLERKIKAQDRIIAMKDIALAEQDLRIQSLELASYDGSHVWKISDFSRKRRDALSGRNVSFYSPCFYTSYHGYKMCARVYLNGDGMGKGNHVSLFFVVMRGEYDALLRWPFRQKVTFTWIDQNNREHVVDAFRPDPTSSSFRRPVNDMNIASGCPLFMPLSLLDSPRHAYVKDDIAFLKISVDTTDIA, from the exons ATGTTAACGAACCAGGAg TCGTTTCCTGACAAGGCTATTCTGAGAGAACTTCGAAATATCAGTGTCCAGTGTCCGAATGAAAAGTGCAAATGGTCAGGGAACTATGACGAATACGACCAG AATCATGCTGACAGATGTCCGTTCAAGAAGATACCGTGTACCAATGCGGGGTGTGCCGAGATAATCTGCAGAATAGATCTTGATGATCATCTCAATGACAAATGTGGAATGAGAAAAGTTGAATGCCAGTACTGCCAGACCACACTGAAGCACATAGAGATGAAG GCTCACATAGACGTGTGCATGAAATATCCCGTCACTTGCAAATATTGCAAAGCACCTGCTATGACAAGGGATGAG ATGACCCGGCATATTGATGCTGAAAACGGTGATTGTGAAAAGCGTTTGGTGCCATGTAAATACAAGGACTTTGGGTGCAGCCACATG GTTGAAATTGACCAGACTCAGAAACATGACTCGAAAAATGCAACGGAACATTTATCGTGTTTACTCCTTGCGGTAACACGGCTATCAGAAACAGCAGAAGACATTCACGATCAGCGCCGCTGCGACGACTTGAAAGTGGCAATTGCGAAACACGAAAGACAGCTAAGTGGCCTTGTACAAGCGATAGAAACACTCCAGGCTGACattaagaaagaaaaagaagacaTTAAAGCAAGACAGTCGATGGTTGCGAATtcgtctcaattttccgtatccGGAAATGTTCAACAATATGAAAAGGTTACGGAGAAACTGAAAAATACTTTGACAATCCTTGAAACAAAGCTGGTAACATACGAGGGTGTTCTGAGTGTACTGAAAAACCAGCTAGAACAAAACTTAACAGCTCTCAGGAATCTAGAATCAGGACGGAGGCAAGATAGGGAACTGATAGAATCATTAGAACGTAAAATAAAAGCTCAGGATAGGATAATTGCAATGAAAGATATAGCTTTAGCCGAGCAAGACTTGAGAATACAATCTCTAGAGCTGGCTTCATATGATGGCTCACACGTTTGGAAGATCAGTGATTTCAGTAGAAAACGGAGGGACGCCCTCTCAGGCAGAAATGTCTCATTTTATTCGCCGTGTTTCTATACGAGCTACCATGGGTACAAAATGTGCGCCCGCGTGTACCTCAATGGAGATGGCATGGGCAAGGGAAATCACGTGTCTCTTTTCTTTGTCGTTATGAGGGGTGAGTATGACGCCCTCTTGCGATGGCCGTTCCGTCAGAAGGTGACGTTCACTTGGATCGATCAGAATAACAGGGAACACGTCGTAGATGCTTTCCGTCCGGATCCAACATCCAGTTCCTTCAGACGGCCGGTCAACGACATGAACATTGCCAGCGGTTGTCCCTTGTTTATGCCATTGTCCCTGTTAGACAGTCCTCGGCATGCTTACGTCAAAGACGACATCGCGTTTCTGAAAATCTCCGTCGACACGACCGACATCGCCTAG
- the LOC139120007 gene encoding TNF receptor-associated factor 2-like isoform X2, which translates to MAGSLSDEADSRLRSKYKCNECRNILRTPVQTECGHRFCNLCFETAISNEEQPRCKGCLDEDSTNTILSKNESFSDRAILRELRNISVQCQNAKCQWSGNYIEYDEIHADSCPFHKISCTNKGCGEIICRIDLDEHLTDRCGMRKVPCQYCETNLKHTEMKTHLEVCSKYPITCKYCNRPAIARAEMTRHIDAENGDCEKRLVPCKYKDLGCNHMVEIDQTQKHDSKNATEHLSCLLLAVTRLSETAEDIHDQRRCDDLKVAIAKHERQLSGLVQAIETLQADIKKEKEDIKARQSMVANSSQFSVSGNVQQYEKVTEKLKNTLTILETKLVTYEGVLSVLKNQLEQNLTALRNLESGRRQDRELIESLERKIKAQDRIIAMKDIALAEQDLRIQSLELASYDGSHVWKISDFSRKRRDALSGRNVSFYSPCFYTSYHGYKMCARVYLNGDGMGKGNHVSLFFVVMRGEYDALLRWPFRQKVTFTWIDQNNREHVVDAFRPDPTSSSFRRPVNDMNIASGCPLFMPLSLLDSPRHAYVKDDIAFLKISVDTTDIA; encoded by the exons ATGGCGGGTAGTTTGTCAGATGAGGCAGATTCAAGACTGCGATCGAAATACAAATGCAACGAATGCAGAAATATACTACGTACCCCGGTACAAACAGAGTGTGGCCATCGCTTCTGCAACTTATGTTTCGAAACGGCGATTTCAAA CGAAGAGCAGCCTCGATGCAAAGGTTGCCTGGACGAAGATTCGACGAATACGATTTTATCGAAGAATGAG tcattttctGACAGGGCTATTCTGAGAGAACTACGAAATATCAGTGTCCAATGCCAGAATGCAAAGTGCCAATGGTCAGGGAATTATATCGAATATGATGag ATTCATGCTGACAGTTGTCCGTTCCACAAGATATCGTGTACCAATAAGGGATGTGGCGAGATAATCTGCAGAATCGATCTTGACGAGCACCTCACTGACAGATGTGGAATGAGAAAAGTTCCATGCCAGTactgtgaaacaaatttgaAGCACACGGAGATGAAG aCTCACTTAGAAGTATGCTCGAAATATCCCATTACCTGCAAATATTGCAACAGACCAGCCATTGCACGGGCAGAG ATGACCCGGCATATTGATGCTGAAAACGGTGATTGTGAAAAACGTTTGGTGCCATGTAAATACAAGGACTTAGGGTGTAACCACATG GTTGAAATTGACCAGACTCAGAAACATGACTCGAAAAATGCAACGGAACATTTATCGTGTTTACTCCTTGCGGTAACACGGCTATCAGAAACAGCAGAAGACATTCACGATCAGCGCCGCTGCGACGACTTGAAAGTGGCAATTGCGAAACACGAAAGACAGCTAAGTGGCCTTGTACAAGCGATAGAAACACTCCAGGCTGACattaagaaagaaaaagaagacaTTAAAGCAAGACAGTCGATGGTTGCGAATtcgtctcaattttccgtatccGGAAATGTTCAACAATATGAAAAGGTTACGGAGAAACTGAAAAATACTTTGACAATCCTTGAAACAAAGCTGGTAACATACGAGGGTGTTCTGAGTGTACTGAAAAACCAGCTAGAACAAAACTTAACAGCTCTCAGGAATCTAGAATCAGGACGGAGGCAAGATAGGGAACTGATAGAATCATTAGAACGTAAAATAAAAGCTCAGGATAGGATAATTGCAATGAAAGATATAGCTTTAGCCGAGCAAGACTTGAGAATACAATCTCTAGAGCTGGCTTCATATGATGGCTCACACGTTTGGAAGATCAGTGATTTCAGTAGAAAACGGAGGGACGCCCTCTCAGGCAGAAATGTCTCATTTTATTCGCCGTGTTTCTATACGAGCTACCATGGGTACAAAATGTGCGCCCGCGTGTACCTCAATGGAGATGGCATGGGCAAGGGAAATCACGTGTCTCTTTTCTTTGTCGTTATGAGGGGTGAGTATGACGCCCTCTTGCGATGGCCGTTCCGTCAGAAGGTGACGTTCACTTGGATCGATCAGAATAACAGGGAACACGTCGTAGATGCTTTCCGTCCGGATCCAACATCCAGTTCCTTCAGACGGCCGGTCAACGACATGAACATTGCCAGCGGTTGTCCCTTGTTTATGCCATTGTCCCTGTTAGACAGTCCTCGGCATGCTTACGTCAAAGACGACATCGCGTTTCTGAAAATCTCCGTCGACACGACCGACATCGCCTAG
- the LOC139120648 gene encoding neuronal acetylcholine receptor subunit non-alpha-2-like, translating into MYGGITRTIIPYSWLWIPNVAIVRSANDRNYLSETKTVGVYYNGTVRNIPQDVLETPCILDIRYFPFDRQQCVVSFTTWNLLANEMIIRANPKNVDVSFLLKHTEWDIVGSSSSMLYIYSDIDDSNWTAVDFTLHLKRKPLYYIVNIISPSIVLAVLTLFVFFVPCDAGEKLSFSVSIVIATSLYSVIVSDIMPVTSESVPFILQLLYFNTGTVAVSIGISIFILRVHHHSENDLAMNSKLQLMFLEILPPLVGLRPFKRRVNAVSPSDKDVSRNDSHMDLVSIEDYGEDGKCGKTKKLDHDRKMSLIFDIAQNVRDIGDKFKDESKDNELLQAWKYLSVVLDRLCFFTLLIVYTVGVIALFSKI; encoded by the exons ATGTATGGAGGAATCACGAGGACGATAATACCATATAGCTGGCTGTGGATTCCAAATGTAGCTATTGTAAGAAG TGCAAACGATAGGAATTACTTGTCTGAAACAAAAACTGTCGGGGTATATTACAATGGCACGGTACGCAACATCCCACAGGACGTGCTGGAAACTCCCTGCATCCTCGATATCCGTTACTTTCCCTTCGACCGACAGCAATGCGTGGTATCTTTCACGACGTGGAATCTGTTGGCCAACGAAATGATCATCAGAGCCAATCCGAAAAATGTCGATGTCTCGTTCCTTCTCAAACACACAGAATGGGACATCGTCGGGAGTTCGTCATCAATGCTATACATCTACAGTGATATCGATGATAGTAACTGGACCGCGGTCGATTTCACGTTGCATCTGAAGAGGAAACCACTCTACTACATCGTCAACATCATTTCACCGTCCATCGTACTGGCAGTACTGACACTCTTCGTCTTCTTCGTACCCTGCGATGCCGGGGAGAAGTTATCTTTCTCCGTGTCTATCGTTATAGCAACATCGCTCTACAGTGTAATAGTGTCAGACATCATGCCGGTGACGTCAGAATCCGTACCCTTCATCCTTCAGCTTCTTTACTTCAACACAGGAACCGTTGCAGTGTCCATTGGTATCAGCATCTTTATCCTGAGGGTCCATCACCATTCGGAGAACGACTTGGCCATGAACTCGAAATTACAACTTATGTTCCTTGAAATTCTGCCTCCCTTAGTGGGTCTGAGGCCATTTAAGCGTAGGGTGAACGCCGTCAGTCCAAGTGATAAAGATGTTAGCCGCAATGATAGCCACATGGACTTAGTTTCCATCGAAGATTATGGCGAGGATGGAAAATGTGGAAAAACTAAGAAATTAGACCATGACAGAAAAATGTCGCTGATATTTGATATTGCTCAGAACGTCAGGGACATTGGTGACAAGTTTAAGGATGAATCGAAAGATAATGAG CTTCTTCAAGCCTGGAAGTATCTCTCCGTTGTCCTTGACAGGCTATGTTTCTTTACGCTGCTAATTGTCTACACAGTCGGTGTAATCGCCCTCTTctcgaaaatttga